AGGAGGCTGGCCCGTTCCTCCGCACCGGTGACACCGGATTCGTACGGGACGGTGAGGTGTATGTCACCGGCCGAATGAAGGACATGATCATTATCAAGGGCCGCGACCGCTATCCGCAGGATCTGGAGTATTCGGTGGAACAGAGCCATCCACTCCTGCATCCAACCTCGGCCGCTGCATTCGTAGTGGACACCGGTGAGCAGGAGTCCCTGGTCCTAGTGGTGGAGGTCGACGGCAAGGCGCTGCGGTCCGCGGGAATCGACGGGCTGACGGAGGCCGTTCGGGGGCGGTCGCGCGCGACCACCGGCTCGAAGCTGCGGACGTGGTGCTCATACGTCGCGGTGCGCTGCCGAGGACCACCAGCGGCAAGATACGTCGCAATACCTGCCGTGAGCTGTACGAGTCGGGGACGCTGCCCAGACTGGACAGGGCCTTGGAGCGCGCGTGATGGGATGACCCGAAAGCGTAGCTGTTCAGCTGGGGTGACGGTGTGGCAGTTCCCTCAGGCTGCTGCTGTGGTATCCGGTGTGAGGGCAGGCGGGAGCCACGGGCACGTTGCAGAACTGGGCCAACAAGGCACGCGAGCCCCAAGAGGCAGGGGCCGCTGGCCGACGGACGGAGGATCCTTACCGCCGCGTGGACCGTCGACGCCCGCCCCGTCTGCGGGCCCTACCGCAGGTGGAGATCCTGCGGCAGGTGTGGACCCACCAGCACTTCCGGTACAGCAAGGGTCAGTTGCGCTGGCGGGACGGGCACACGCTGCCGCCGGCCTCGCCGCGTTTTGACTCCCCTACGACACCGACGCGCACTACTGCGTCAAGCGGGGCGTGGTCGGGGTATCGAACCCACTTCACCGAGACGTGTGAACCTGATGCGCCAGAGGTGGTGATCCACGTTGCTACCACCATTGCGCCGGTCCAAGACGGCGAGCTCACCGATCAGATCCACGACGACCGCGCCACGGCAAGGAGGCCTTCATCATCAGTTGGCAAGAACAGCAGGCCACCTGCCCGCGCGGCAAGCAAGGCCAGCAGTAGCGTCCGCCGCACATCGGCGGTGTCTGCGGCCACAACTACATCCAGGTGGGCTTCGACGGGGCGACCTGATCCATCCCGGGACTGATGGAGACATCGAAGACCCGGAAGGGCCCCGACCATGCCTACACCCCGTAAGGCATCTGGGGACAGTATCTGGTTTCATCATCCGACTTTGGAGCTAGTGTGGGCGCCATTCCTGAGATCGACCTCTCCGATCCGGCCGTACTGTCCGACCCGTTCACTGTGTACGGACGAGCGCGGGAGCAGAGCCCCCTCGCACGCCTGCTGAAGCCCGGCCTCGGCGCGATATGGGCGTTGACCCGATACGAGGACGCCAAGGCGATGCTCACCGACGTGCGCTTCGAGATGAACGCGAACAGCTACGTGCGTCCGGACGTACCGGAGCTGCAGCAGCAGGAGAACATACAGCAGGTGGACGGCCCCACACATGCTCGTCTCCGCCGCCTCGTCTCGCCGCCCTTCACTGCACGCCGAACCGCCGAGTTCCGGCCTGCCCTGCAACGCACTGTGGAGTCCTTGTTCGATGGCCTCGCAGGGCAGGCCGACGGTGAACCTGTAGACCTACTTGCGCACTTCGCTCGACCGCTGGCAGTCCACGTGGCCTGCGAACTGGTCGGCGTCGCGCCGGAGGACTACGACACCTGGCGGACCTACGCCGCAGCCGTCGCTGTCGGACACGGCCCCGAATTCATGCAGGCCGTCCCTGGCATCGCCCGTGCCGCGACGGAGGCGGTCGCCCGCAGTCGCCGGGAGCGGGCCCTCGGCCTGCTCGCCGAACTGCTCGGCAGAGACGCCGAAGACCAGGACCGACTGACCGACGCAGAGCTGATCACCCTGGTCTGGCATCTCGTTCTGGCCGGGCAGGGCCCGGCCTACCTCATCGCCAATTCCGTCGAAATCCTCCTGCAACACCCCGACCAGCTCGCCGAGCTACGCGCCGACGAATCACTGATGCCTGGTGCGGTCGAGGAGTTGACCCGCATGCACGGACCGCAGGTGCTGACCCTACCGCGCTACGCTCGCGAGGATGTCGAGATCGCCGGCGTGACGATTCCGCGCGGCGACCGCATCTGCGCGGTGCTGGCCAGCGCGAATCGCGATCCGCGCGTCTTCGAGGATCCGGATCGGCTCGACTTCCGCCGCCCGCCCGGTCGGCCCGCGCACCTGGGATACTCGCACGGCTCGCACTTCTGTCTCGGTGCGGCGTTGGCGCGCGTCCAAACCGGAGTCGCGCTCAGCATGCTGTTGCGCCGCTTCCCGAAGCTCGCCCTCGCCGAAGGGGACACCCTCCGCGTTCCGAACTCGGAGTTTTGGCGGCCCACCGCACTCCTCGTCACGCTTTGACCTCGGATATTCAGCCCACAAGGACGATCTGATGCCGGGTTAGCGAAAAGGCGCCGTTGACCTGCAAGGATGCGAGTGTCTAGCCTCGCGTTTCGGTTGGGCGCGGTGGCTGTTGAGGCGGAATTACGAAAGTGCCTTCCTGACCTGGGACGTTGAACCTTGCTGAGGGGTTCTGTCGGTCCAGGCGGAGGGCACTTTCTAGGTGCAGGGTATCGGGTTGCGTCCCAAGGCCCACGCCAGTGCCGATGGTTCGGGGGTGGTCGGGCACGCCGGGGCACGGTTGCTGGCGGATCTCGCCGATGCCACCGGACTGACCGCCGCGTACTCCACCGCTCTCCGGCCGCTTCGGCCGCGCGGGACCGGACATGATCCGGGACGGATCGCCACCGATCTGGCGGTGATGCTCGCCGACGGCGGCGAGGCCATCGCGGATCTGGCAGTACTGCCGGGCCAGGCAGAAGTGTTCGGCCCCGTGGCCCCGACACCGACAGCTTGGCGGCTGCTCGCCGACACCGACGAGAGGACACTGGCTTCTCTCCGCTCGGCCCGCGCTCAAGCCCGGGAAGTCGCCTGGCTGCAGGCCGCCGAGCACAGCGAAGGCATCCCCGCGGCCGGGCCGCGGGACGCACTCTGCCCGGTCTGGTCCTGGACCTCGACGCCACGCTGATCACCTGCCACTCCGGAAAGGAGCAGGCAGCACCCACCTACAAGGGCGGATTCGGTTTCCATCCGCTGCTGTACTTCCTCGCCAACACCGGAGAGGGACTGTCCGGCCGGCTGCGACCCGCCAACGCCGGCGCCAACACCGCGAGCGATCACATCACTGTGCTCGACCAGGCACTCGCACAGATCCCCGACGCCCACCGCCGCGGCACCGACATTCTCGTCCGCACCGACAGCGCCGGATCCGCGAAAGCCTTCCTCACTCATATCCGCGACCTGCGGAAACGAGGGATCCGTACCTTCTTCTCGGTCGGATACGCCATCACCGAGCCGGTCCGCCGCGCTGTCCGGGCCATTCCCGACCACCTCTGGCATCCCGCCCTAAACCAGGACGGGACCCTACGTGACGGCGCCGAGGTCGCCGAGCTGACCGGCATGGTCGACCTGGACGGCTATCCGGCCGGCACCCGCATCATCGTGCGCCGCGAGCGACCGCATCCCGGAGCCCAGCTGTCCCTGTTCGACCAGGACGAGGGTCTGAGGCACCAGGTGTTCCTCACCGACACCCCGCACTGCGGTGGTGGCTCCGCCCAGTGCGCTCTCGGGACCCAACGACATCCGTGCTCCTGCCCAGCGCCCAGTCCCTCGTCACAGCGATTCTCACCGACGGCTGGACACACGTCCGCGACGCCCTGGCGCGCCGCTGGAGCCGACAGACCGGCGAAGCCCGCGCCAAGGTCGAACGCCGCCTGGACACAGCCCACCGCCAGGCCGCAGGCATAGGCGATGACGAGGCCGTTCAGAGAGCGTACTGGGCCGGATACCTCGCTGTCGTTCTTGCGGAGCGCCTGACCCTGCTCGACGTTGTACGCGAGCTGCCCGACATGCCTGACCTGCACAACACCAACAGCGGAAAACTGGGCAAGTGGCGCCTCCCGTCGCATCACGGGCCACGTCCTGCAATTGCGCAGCGGAGTCGTTGGGGGACTCTGCTGCGCATTTCCCTGGGGTGTGCGGGGTGGCCGTGTCGGGGGCCAGCAGCTGCGAGGTGACGTTGGGGTGTCAGGTCTCCCGATGCCCGCTCAGAACAGTTCTAGTTCATCGCCGCTGGTGTCCGCGATGACTGGCCGGATCTGGGCAGGGAGGCCGTCCAAGCGGTCAGGACCGGCCGCGGCGGCCACGGCAGGGGCCGTCTCGGCCAACCAGACACGAAACCGCTCGGCGGCTTCGCGGTAGGGGACTTGCGCCAGGACACGGTGCTCGCCGGAGGGGCAGAAGTCGACGGCGACAGTGAGCAGGCAGGAACGGGGCGCGTTCTGACTGCCGGTCCAGGACACGCGCAGGACACCGCAGGGCTTGCGCCCGCGAGGGGCGCGGTGGGTCGGGCGCAGCGACCGACAGGCTATGTGGGCGGTCCATGCGGCGAGGTGCGGCAGGGGCAGGGTGGTGCGGGCGCGGCAGCCGGGGCAGCGGTGCCAGTGGCGGAGCCAGTCGGCTGTGTCGGTGTCGAAGAGGCGTGTGTAGCGGTTCGCCACGCGGATGTCGTTGCTGTACAGGTGGTCGGGGCGTTCCAGTGTGTTGCAGGACTGGCAGACGGGCGCGCGGACGTATCCGTGTTCGTGGCAGTGGTCGAGGACGGCGGCGGGCGCGGTGCGGCAGACGGCGCACGCCCACCCGGCCACCTTGCGGGAGGTACCGGGCTTCCTGCTGAGGACCGAGTACAGCTGGCCTTCCAGCTCTTTGCTGTACGGGCGCAGTGAGGCCGTGGGGCCCTCGGGGCTCGTCGTCTGCCGACTGTCGGAGACTCGGGCCTGGTGGGGGTGGGAGGGCGGCTCGGTGACGGCTGCGCTTGCCTGGCGGGTCCGCGCGGCGTGCACCCACTGCTTTTCGGTGTGCTCGGCCGCGTCCAGCAGCCTGACCACAGTGCGCGGCAGCCACCACGTGCGCTGCGTCCCGTCGCGGGTCTGTTCCACGAGTATCTGTCGCCAGTCGATCCCGGCCAGATGGTACGGTCGGCCGGCTTCACGTCGTGCTGCCCGCTCGGGGACGCCCAGCTCCTGCAGTTCCCGCGTGATGCGTCGGCGCCAGCGCAGCGGCGTTTCCTCGTTGCACTCCTGCCTCGGCGCCCCACGAAACGGACCGATGCGGACCAGGTCCTGCCGGTCCATCCCCACCGCGTTTAGTTCCGCGGCCGCCCGGCGCACCTCAGCCTCCGGAACACTCCACTGACCGCCGCTCGCCCTCACCGTCGCCACCACATGGCCGCCGAGCAGGACGTACCCCACCCGGGCATGGGCAGGAGAGCAGGTGAATGCCCCAGAAGCCGTCGGCACAGTACTGCCGGCCGTCAAATCGACCCACAGAGCATCCGCGGCACCCAGGGTGATCAAGCCGTCCGTGCGACCGGGCATGACACGCTCTGACATACCGACAGGCTAACGGCCTACAACACGGCAACGGGTCTCCAAGCACCTCGGCCAGCCGGGCCGCCGCCCACGCCGCATCCGGGTACCAGGTGGCCTTCTCCGGCAGGCCGGCCGGGTCGGTGGTGGCCACGACCAGCCGGCAGGGTGAGTCGGGTCCGTAGCCGCCCAGGCGGGCATCGGCGGCCCACCAGGTCTCGGTGTGCCCGTCGCGGAAGTGACGCTGAACAGGTGTCCAGTCGCCGGGACGTTTGGCATCGCGCCAGGCCAGGGCATGGGCGTCTTCGACGGGGGTGTGCGGCTGGTCGCCCCGGGCCCAGGTGCCGCGGTGCGGCTTGAGCGCGACCACGTAGGCCAGGCCGGCCTCGCGCAGGGCGAGGTACCAGTCGTCACTCACGGAGTAGGCGCAGTCGGCGACCACCGCCCGGCAGCCGAAGCCCGCCTCCTTCCCGCGGGCCGCGAGGGCAGCGGCCAGCTGCGGTTTCGTACGGAAGGCCGGGTCCAAGCGGCCGCGGGCGAAGTGGTGGGCGGGTGTGTAGGGAGTCGCGTGCAGTGGGTAGTACACGCGGCCGTCGGTCCACACCGTGGTCACTGTGTCGATGCCGTTGTCCGTCTTGCCCAGCCGGCCCAGCCACTGCCGGCCCACGTGCGCGGTGGTCGTGCCGTCCTTGCGGTCTCCGGAGTCGTCGATCACGATGACCCCGCTGTCGTGCGGAGCGGCCGCCGGCTGCTCGCGCAGCAGTTCAAGCCGAGGGTCGTTGACCTGCTCGACCTCCCAAGGGGACTCGGACAGGAAGAACTGCAGCCGCTGCACCCCAGGCATCCCCGCACCCGCCACCGGTTCCGCACCTGCCAGGCAGGTGATCGTCTTGTTCCGCTCCCGCGGCGCCAGCAGTCCGGTCAGGTACTCGCGAAACCCTCGCCGCTGGGCCAGGCTGAATGAAGAGGTCGTCGAACCGGGCCGCGTAGTCCTCCAAGCCCCGGCGCGGACGGACACGGACGGCGAGCAGTCATCTTCAGCCCCCGACAAGGCAGTTGACTCCTACCACCGGCCTACCGCCAACCCGACCGTCAACCCCCACCATCACCGGATTCAACGAACTACCGTTATGAACTTCGGCAGATCTCCCTACCAGTCCGCCCCCTGGCCCCGGCCCTGGAACTCATCGTCCCAGCCGTGCGCGAGCGGACCGCGTCCGAGCTCCCGCTCCAGCCGCTCCCACTGCCTGGGGCTCAGCGGCTCCACGGAGGCCGGCCTCTTTGAGCGCAGCGCGTCCGCGCCGGCCGTCTCCCACGCCCGCCGTCAACGCACCGACCGCGCCGTCACCCGCAACTCCCGCGAGATGGCCTCGGTCTTCTCCCCGCACGCGAACCGCTCGGCCGCCGCCAGACGCACCTGCTCCCGCTTCTCCTGCTCCCGCTTCTCCTGCTCCTTGGGCGTCAGCCCGCCACCATGCGCATATCGCATGAGGACGTCGTATCGCAGTGATCAAGAACCGTCACGTGCCGACGAACACCACGAGTTCAACCTGAGTACTGATGCGATGAAAGGAGCGGGAGGCTCCGCTCCTTTCATCGCATTACTGACCTTGTTGGCGTGATGTCGTGGCTGACAAGTGGTGGTTGTCGCGGTAGGCCGGTCACATGAGGTATCCGCAAGGGGGCGGGCTGACCGCGGAGCGACGGGCGTTTCGCGAGCACATCCGGATGCAGGCGGCCGAGTTATTCGCCCTGGGACACGACAATGCCACCATCGCCCAGCAGTTACGGGTCAGCGTGCGCTCGGTACAGCGGTGGCACCAGACATGGGAGCACGGCGGAACGCCGGCCCTGGAGTCAAAGGGGCCGGCGTCCAGGCCCAAGCTGAGTGAGGCACTGTTCACTGTGCTCGAGCAGGAGCTGGCCAAGGGGCCGGTCGCGCACGGTTGGCCGGACCAGACGTGGACGCTGGCGCGGATCAAAACGCTGATCGGGCGCCGCTTCCACAAGAGCATGACGCTCTCGGCCATCGCGCAGATGCTGCACCGGCACGGCTTCAGCCACCAGGTCCCCGCCCGCCGTGCTCTGGAGCGCAACGAGGAAGCCGTCACCGGCTGGGTGAAGGAGACCTGGCCCCAGGTGGAAACGCCGTGGCGGCGCTCGGGGCCTGGCTGTGCTTCGAAGACGAAGCCGGCTTCTCGATGACGCCGCCCACCACCCGCACCTGGGCCAGGCGCGGACACACACCCCTCATCCGGGTCCGGGGGCGCTCCCAGCGCCGCTTCTCCATCGCCGCTCTGGCCTGCTACAAGCAGGGCGAACCCTCACGCCTGATCTACCGGCCCAAGCGCCACATCGATCACAAGCGGGGCGGCAGACGCAGCTTCGCCTGGACCGATTACCGCGACCTGCTGATCGCCGCCCACCAGCAGCTCGGCGCGCCGATCGTGCTCGTCTGGGACAACCTCAACGTGCACAAAGACGCCCGGCTACAGGAGTTCATCGACACCCACGACTGGGTCATCTGCTACTTCCTGCCGGCCTATGCACCAGACCTGAACCCCGTCGAGGGCATCTGGTCACTGCTGCGACGCAGCAGCCAGGCCAACACCGCTTTCGCCGATCCCGACCACCTGATGCGCACCCTTCGACATGGCCTGCGCGAGATCCAGTACCGCAGCAAACTCATCGATGGGTGTCTCGCCGAAACCGGCCTCACCCTGACGACATCACGCCAGCAAGGTCAGTAGTGCCGGCTCGCAGCCGTCCTGGACGTCCCCACCCTGACCGACATGGGCTACGAGAACGCTGGCCCCGGTTTCGGACACCCGGTGAAGAAGCCCCAGGGCCGCGAAATCACCATCAGGCAAAAAACGTTCAACAAGGTCATCTGCGGCGTTGCCGAACGGCCCAACGCCCTGCTCAAGATTTCCTTCAAGACCCTGTGCCAGGTCAGCCTCGACCCTGGCAGCGTCACCAGGTTCGCACGAGCGGCCCTGGTCCTGCTCCAGCTAGAGATCTTTAATGGCTGAGGTTACGGCGGTTGGAAGTCGAGCCCGGTCTTGGCGATGAGACCTTCGATGAGGTGGGATCGGTACTGCATCCGTTTCAGGCGCGTCTTCACCAGCGTGGTGAGCTGGTCGAGGCTGTGTTTCGTGAGGTTGGCCAGCGACCTCTTCAGGTGCGACCACACGCCCTCGACGGGGTTGAACTCGGGAGCGTACGGCGGCAGCTGGTAGACGGTCAGCCATAATCGGGCGGTGACCAGCTCGTGCATGGTGCGGCTGACGTGCGTGTTCAGATTGTCCCAGACCAGGACGATGGGTCCGCCGAGCTGCTGGTGCGCGGCATCCAGCAGGCGGGCGTAGTCGGTCTCGGTGAAGCCCTTGCGGCGGCTCTTGGCAGAGCCGCGGTCGAGGTGGATGCGGTAGATCAGCCGGGGTCGGTGGTCGGCTTTGGTGCAGATCAGGGCTGCCATGGAGACACGTTTGGTGCCTTGGGCGGTGACCCGCACCACCGGGGTGTGGCCCCGGCGGCCCCAGGTGCGGCCCTCGGGCGGCCTCAGGCCCTGGCCGGCTTCGTCCTCGAAGCACAGCCAGGCGCCCAAGTCCGCCGCCCTCTTTTTATGACGGGCCACTGCTCGTCCTTCCAGGCGGCAATCTTCGCCTCGTCCCGCTCGGTTGCCTTGCGGGAGGGGACCTGCACGCTCCAGCCGATGCGGTGCAGCAGCAGGTCCAGCCCTGCCAGGGTGTATTCGACGCCGAACCTGCGGCGCAAGACCTCGGCGATCCTCGCCAGCGTCCAGCACTGATCACTCCAGCCGGAGGCGGCAGGGCCGGCGTCCAACACCGTCTCCAGTTCGCGGAGTTGTCCCGGATCGAGCTTGCAGCAGGCGCCACCGGGGCCCTTGGAGGCCAGGGCCTGCCGACCTCCTGAAGCCAGCGCCCGCCGCCAGCGGTTCGCCGACATCCGGGTCACCCTGAACCGCCGGGCCACCTCCCGGTCATTGACCCCGGCTTCGATCAGGTCAGCGGCTTCGAGCCGTACCTGCTCACGCCGAGCCCGCTCCTCGGCCGTCAATCCGCCGCCATCGGGATACCTCATCCTTCCGGCATAGAGCCGCCCACGACAGCCGTCACGACCCGACGTAACCCGCACCGTTAAAGATCTCTAGAAACCGGACCCACCACTTGAGTAAGATCACGAACCGTCACGAGAGGTTATCGAGAAAGGCTCAATGGAGACCACCTACGGTGTACGGTGTCGTGGATCGAGGCTGGCTCTGGGCGCCAGCGCGTGCCGTACGGGGTGCGCTCGATGGTTGCCGGGAAGCGCCATCGCAAGACCTTCCAGACATCCACATCCGCGAACGGGTTCCGCGCGGAGCTGATTACCGCGACCCGTCGCGGTAATCAGCTCAACGTGTCCGCCTCTTTCCGGTTTGCCAGGAGTCGAAGTCCGGTTGAGAATTTT
The genomic region above belongs to Streptomyces sp. CG1 and contains:
- a CDS encoding cytochrome P450, yielding MLTDVRFEMNANSYVRPDVPELQQQENIQQVDGPTHARLRRLVSPPFTARRTAEFRPALQRTVESLFDGLAGQADGEPVDLLAHFARPLAVHVACELVGVAPEDYDTWRTYAAAVAVGHGPEFMQAVPGIARAATEAVARSRRERALGLLAELLGRDAEDQDRLTDAELITLVWHLVLAGQGPAYLIANSVEILLQHPDQLAELRADESLMPGAVEELTRMHGPQVLTLPRYAREDVEIAGVTIPRGDRICAVLASANRDPRVFEDPDRLDFRRPPGRPAHLGYSHGSHFCLGAALARVQTGVALSMLLRRFPKLALAEGDTLRVPNSEFWRPTALLVTL
- a CDS encoding endonuclease domain-containing protein — encoded protein: MRRAAAELNAVGMDRQDLVRIGPFRGAPRQECNEETPLRWRRRITRELQELGVPERAARREAGRPYHLAGIDWRQILVEQTRDGTQRTWWLPRTVVRLLDAAEHTEKQWVHAARTRQASAAVTEPPSHPHQARVSDSRQTTSPEGPTASLRPYSKELEGQLYSVLSRKPGTSRKVAGWACAVCRTAPAAVLDHCHEHGYVRAPVCQSCNTLERPDHLYSNDIRVANRYTRLFDTDTADWLRHWHRCPGCRARTTLPLPHLAAWTAHIACRSLRPTHRAPRGRKPCGVLRVSWTGSQNAPRSCLLTVAVDFCPSGEHRVLAQVPYREAAERFRVWLAETAPAVAAAAGPDRLDGLPAQIRPVIADTSGDELELF
- a CDS encoding transposase, whose amino-acid sequence is MSVRAGAWRTTRPGSTTSSFSLAQRRGFREYLTGLLAPRERNKTITCLAGAEPVAGAGMPGVQRLQFFLSESPWEVEQVNDPRLELLREQPAAAPHDSGVIVIDDSGDRKDGTTTAHVGRQWLGRLGKTDNGIDTVTTVWTDGRVYYPLHATPYTPAHHFARGRLDPAFRTKPQLAAALAARGKEAGFGCRAVVADCAYSVSDDWYLALREAGLAYVVALKPHRGTWARGDQPHTPVEDAHALAWRDAKRPGDWTPVQRHFRDGHTETWWAADARLGGYGPDSPCRLVVATTDPAGLPEKATWYPDAAWAAARLAEVLGDPLPCCRPLACRYVRACHARSHGRLDHPGCRGCSVGRFDGRQYCADGFWGIHLLSCPCPGGVRPARRPCGGDGEGERRSVECSGG
- a CDS encoding winged helix-turn-helix domain-containing protein codes for the protein MRYPQGGGLTAERRAFREHIRMQAAELFALGHDNATIAQQLRVSVRSVQRWHQTWEHGGTPALESKGPASRPKLSEALFTVLEQELAKGPVAHGWPDQTWTLARIKTLIGRRFHKSMTLSAIAQMLHRHGFSHQVPARRALERNEEAVTGWVKETWPQVETPWRRSGPGCASKTKPASR
- a CDS encoding transposase, with the translated sequence MTPPTTRTWARRGHTPLIRVRGRSQRRFSIAALACYKQGEPSRLIYRPKRHIDHKRGGRRSFAWTDYRDLLIAAHQQLGAPIVLVWDNLNVHKDARLQEFIDTHDWVICYFLPAYAPDLNPVEGIWSLLRRSSQANTAFADPDHLMRTLRHGLREIQYRSKLIDGCLAETGLTLTTSRQQGQ
- a CDS encoding transposase, with translation MARHKKRAADLGAWLCFEDEAGQGLRPPEGRTWGRRGHTPVVRVTAQGTKRVSMAALICTKADHRPRLIYRIHLDRGSAKSRRKGFTETDYARLLDAAHQQLGGPIVLVWDNLNTHVSRTMHELVTARLWLTVYQLPPYAPEFNPVEGVWSHLKRSLANLTKHSLDQLTTLVKTRLKRMQYRSHLIEGLIAKTGLDFQPP
- a CDS encoding winged helix-turn-helix domain-containing protein produces the protein MRYPDGGGLTAEERARREQVRLEAADLIEAGVNDREVARRFRVTRMSANRWRRALASGGRQALASKGPGGACCKLDPGQLRELETVLDAGPAASGWSDQCWTLARIAEVLRRRFGVEYTLAGLDLLLHRIGWSVQVPSRKATERDEAKIAAWKDEQWPVIKRGRRTWAPGCASRTKPARA